In Horticoccus luteus, the following proteins share a genomic window:
- a CDS encoding sodium:solute symporter family transporter, whose amino-acid sequence MPSFNTVNGIDYVLIALYFVIVIWVGFYAAGKNKGTNDFFKASGQVPWFMAGVSSWVSGFSAFMFVAAAGYTYKHGSGSLLLFTSAVWGYLLGYFYFAAIWRRARIQAPLEFLTRRYSPSTTYFYTVTAIVPQVVGIGQGLYILCIFISAALGFDREVFHLFGLPLTGLQLSMLVVGTVMIVYSVVGGLWAAVLSDAVQGVIILTMSAMILPISMAYLGHGGGVMAGVHRLFTELPRELVVPSGEPVDPWFLGSFILASLLGYNVAWHFAQRYNSVPTERDAKKMAMLGAVLSVIGPVAWVLPVMGSRLIFPDMHALWPNLKAPEEASFVSLAMFLLPHGMVGFVVAAILSATLGQANDAFNWLSAAITKDVYVPLRRRFTKRETSDRHQMRTAQVTMFIIGVTGVVLAFVISTMGGAFDFALKYYSLTGPGFSMPVALGLIYRKTPWWSGIASCVAGFTAAFGLLAIDAFPEHVYARNILSASIASTVVFAISALWWNARDPKSAPAIALDRDLRTPVPEPAGPQGHGALGVYAVIGNISLLIGVVLLACWFVPSTEVAPATLNVVGGAILIAVGFALRWVARPTKADVAANGK is encoded by the coding sequence ATGCCAAGCTTCAACACGGTAAACGGGATCGATTACGTCCTGATTGCACTGTATTTCGTGATCGTCATCTGGGTCGGCTTTTACGCGGCCGGAAAAAACAAGGGGACGAACGACTTTTTCAAAGCGAGCGGGCAGGTGCCGTGGTTCATGGCGGGCGTATCAAGCTGGGTGTCGGGTTTTTCGGCTTTCATGTTCGTGGCGGCGGCGGGCTACACGTATAAGCATGGGTCGGGTTCGCTGCTGCTGTTTACGTCGGCAGTGTGGGGTTACCTGCTGGGGTATTTCTATTTTGCGGCGATCTGGCGGCGGGCGCGGATCCAGGCGCCGCTGGAATTTTTGACGCGGCGGTATTCGCCTTCGACGACGTATTTTTATACGGTGACGGCCATCGTGCCGCAGGTGGTGGGCATCGGGCAGGGGTTGTATATTTTGTGCATCTTCATCTCGGCGGCGCTGGGTTTTGATCGCGAGGTCTTCCATCTTTTCGGGCTCCCGCTGACGGGCCTGCAACTGAGCATGCTCGTGGTGGGCACGGTGATGATTGTTTACAGCGTGGTCGGCGGATTGTGGGCGGCGGTGCTGTCGGACGCGGTGCAGGGTGTGATCATCCTGACGATGTCGGCGATGATTCTGCCGATCTCGATGGCTTATCTGGGCCACGGCGGCGGCGTGATGGCGGGAGTGCATCGGCTGTTCACCGAGTTGCCGCGCGAACTGGTGGTGCCGAGCGGCGAGCCGGTTGATCCGTGGTTTCTGGGATCGTTTATTCTGGCCTCGTTGCTGGGCTACAACGTGGCGTGGCATTTCGCGCAGCGTTACAACAGCGTGCCGACGGAGCGGGATGCGAAGAAGATGGCGATGCTGGGCGCGGTGTTGTCGGTCATCGGGCCGGTGGCGTGGGTGCTGCCGGTGATGGGCTCGCGCTTGATTTTTCCGGACATGCACGCGTTGTGGCCAAACTTGAAGGCGCCGGAGGAGGCGTCGTTTGTGAGCCTCGCGATGTTCCTGCTGCCGCACGGCATGGTGGGCTTCGTGGTGGCGGCGATTTTGTCGGCGACGCTGGGGCAGGCGAACGACGCGTTCAACTGGCTCTCGGCGGCGATCACGAAGGATGTTTACGTGCCATTGCGCCGGCGCTTCACGAAACGGGAGACGTCGGACAGGCACCAGATGCGAACGGCGCAAGTGACGATGTTCATCATCGGCGTGACCGGGGTAGTGCTGGCGTTTGTGATTTCGACGATGGGCGGCGCGTTCGATTTTGCGTTGAAATACTATTCGCTCACGGGACCGGGGTTTTCGATGCCGGTGGCGTTGGGTTTGATCTATCGGAAGACGCCGTGGTGGTCGGGGATCGCGTCGTGCGTGGCGGGGTTTACGGCGGCGTTTGGGTTGCTCGCGATCGACGCGTTTCCGGAGCACGTTTACGCGCGCAACATTCTGAGTGCATCGATCGCGTCCACGGTGGTGTTTGCGATTTCGGCGCTGTGGTGGAATGCGCGCGATCCGAAGAGCGCGCCGGCGATCGCGCTCGACCGCGATTTGCGGACGCCGGTGCCGGAGCCGGCGGGACCACAGGGCCACGGCGCGCTGGGAGTTTATGCGGTGATCGGCAACATCAGCCTGCTCATCGGCGTAGTGCTGCTCGCGTGCTGGTTTGTGCCTTCGACCGAGGTGGCGCCGGCGACACTGAACGTGGTGGGCGGCGCGATCCTGATTGCGGTCGGGTTCGCGTTGCGCTGGGTCGCGCGGCCGACGAAGGCGGACGTCGCGGCGAACGGGAAGTGA
- a CDS encoding tetratricopeptide repeat protein: MASARTRRPAAPAPADPTAATATGTQPAAWACALLALAVLLAYLPALHSGFIWDDDGHVTRADLQSFAGLFRIWFEVGATQQYYPLLHSAFWLEHLLWGAAPLGYHLANIALHATAACLFARVLLRLAVPGAWFAAVLFALHPVCVESVAWISEQKNTLSAIFYLLGVLAYLDFDHDRRRSSYAWAGLWFVGALLTKTVTATLPAALLVVLWWKRGRLDLRRDVGPLLPWFLCGAAAGLFTAHVERTLIGAQGADFALSFTARLLLAGRNFWFYLGKLVWPADLIFIYPRWSIHVSAPELWFSLLAALALLAALVWSSRRTRAPLAAALLFGGTLFPALGFVNVYPFLFSYVADHFQYLASLGVFALLAAALWSITTRWPATARRTLLAALPACLGVLTWRQCATYRDATTLYQTTIARNPDAWLAYQNLAVIYANEGRPADALPLVETVLRLHPDYPLAENSLGDDLARLGRFSEALPHLQRAVQLEPRYFQAFNNLGSVLLQLDRAADAVPAFESALRLQPAFPEAENNLGQALTRLDRAAQAIPHFQRALHLRPDFADAELNWGIAIMLTSGFAPARAHFERAVSLAPDNPQLAGTYARALLQAGQLADAAVQLETVVRLLPDNAEAHLDLARVLHRLGRTAEANYQFQTAARLSPALLPPAP, translated from the coding sequence ATGGCCTCCGCCCGAACCCGCCGGCCCGCGGCCCCCGCCCCCGCCGACCCGACCGCCGCCACTGCCACCGGCACTCAACCCGCCGCTTGGGCCTGCGCGCTCCTCGCGCTCGCCGTGCTGCTCGCCTATCTGCCCGCCCTGCACAGCGGGTTTATTTGGGACGACGACGGCCACGTCACCCGCGCGGACCTGCAATCCTTCGCCGGCCTGTTTCGCATCTGGTTCGAGGTCGGCGCCACGCAGCAATATTATCCTCTGCTGCACTCGGCATTCTGGTTGGAGCATCTTCTCTGGGGCGCGGCACCGCTCGGTTACCATCTCGCCAACATCGCTCTCCACGCCACCGCCGCCTGCCTCTTCGCCCGCGTGCTGCTCCGCCTCGCCGTGCCCGGTGCCTGGTTCGCCGCAGTGCTCTTTGCACTCCATCCCGTCTGCGTGGAATCCGTGGCTTGGATCTCCGAACAAAAGAACACGTTGTCCGCGATCTTCTATTTGCTCGGCGTCCTCGCCTACCTCGACTTCGACCATGATCGCCGGCGCTCGTCCTACGCTTGGGCGGGCCTCTGGTTTGTCGGCGCGCTCCTCACCAAAACAGTCACCGCCACCCTCCCCGCCGCCCTCCTCGTCGTGCTCTGGTGGAAACGCGGCCGCCTCGATTTGCGCCGCGACGTGGGCCCGCTCCTCCCGTGGTTCCTCTGCGGCGCCGCCGCCGGCCTCTTTACCGCCCACGTCGAACGCACCTTGATCGGTGCGCAAGGCGCCGACTTCGCCCTCAGTTTCACCGCCCGCCTTCTCCTCGCCGGCCGCAATTTTTGGTTCTACCTCGGCAAACTCGTCTGGCCCGCGGATCTGATCTTCATCTATCCGCGCTGGTCCATCCACGTGTCCGCTCCCGAACTCTGGTTCTCACTCCTCGCCGCTCTCGCCCTCCTGGCTGCACTGGTGTGGTCGAGCCGCCGCACGCGCGCGCCGCTCGCCGCTGCGCTCCTTTTCGGCGGCACGCTTTTCCCCGCCCTCGGTTTCGTCAACGTCTACCCCTTCCTCTTTTCCTACGTCGCGGACCACTTTCAATACCTCGCCAGCCTCGGTGTCTTCGCTTTGCTCGCCGCCGCGCTGTGGTCAATCACCACCCGCTGGCCCGCCACGGCCCGCCGGACGCTCCTCGCCGCTCTCCCCGCATGTCTCGGCGTCCTGACTTGGCGGCAATGCGCCACGTATCGCGACGCCACCACACTCTACCAGACGACGATCGCGCGAAATCCCGACGCGTGGCTCGCGTATCAAAACCTCGCGGTCATCTACGCCAACGAAGGCCGTCCCGCCGATGCTCTGCCGCTCGTCGAGACGGTGCTGCGTCTGCACCCCGATTATCCCCTCGCGGAGAATAGCCTCGGCGACGACCTCGCGCGGCTGGGACGCTTTTCCGAAGCGCTGCCCCACCTCCAGCGCGCGGTGCAACTCGAGCCGCGTTATTTCCAAGCGTTCAATAACCTGGGTTCCGTCCTCCTGCAGCTTGATCGCGCCGCCGACGCTGTCCCTGCCTTCGAGTCGGCCTTGCGCCTGCAACCCGCTTTCCCCGAAGCGGAAAATAATCTTGGCCAGGCGCTCACTCGCTTGGATCGCGCCGCGCAAGCAATCCCGCATTTCCAACGCGCCCTTCACCTGCGCCCCGATTTCGCGGATGCCGAGCTGAACTGGGGCATCGCGATCATGCTCACGTCCGGCTTCGCGCCCGCTCGCGCGCATTTTGAGCGCGCCGTCTCGCTCGCGCCCGACAACCCGCAACTCGCGGGCACCTACGCTCGCGCGCTGTTGCAAGCCGGTCAGCTCGCGGATGCCGCCGTCCAGCTCGAGACCGTCGTCCGCCTGCTGCCCGACAACGCCGAAGCGCATCTCGATCTCGCGCGCGTCCTGCACCGCCTCGGGCGCACCGCCGAGGCGAACTACCAATTCCAAACCGCAGCGCGCTTGAGCCCCGCCCTGCTGCCACCCGCGCCGTAA
- a CDS encoding TonB-dependent receptor → MKASLCRDFALRQLLLVPLCLTLAVPAGLAQPAPGTTSTPPNRKDAIPVVTDKDDSPRTDDIVVMSPFEVSTSSKGYYAANTMSGTRFNTKLADLASSVTIMTKEQMSDFAMLDANDVFLYVAGTEGTGTYTDYTLDRNGSLADNVQLNPTQANRVRGIGSANTSLGNIETMGRVPIDPITIDALEISRGANANVFGLGNPSGTVNQVPATANLSRNRTTLALRVDALGGHRASLDVNRVLLKDKLAIRGSAVYQDDEFQLKPSGVRTERYNGMIKYQPFKLTTISFSSYNYHAYGNRPNSLPPRDNLSYWLASGKPTWDPVTMTVHVNGATLGPYTAATYNGPDYFNSSYLGNNHSQMFIDQSGLSYWSAPQSTTNATGPIGNFTASHFLQTTAAAGSVFSGTAPRPFDQYLFNTTPTVSDRSIYDWTSINLAAPNRFWDRTSTNLLQIDQLFLNSPTQTLAAQLAFMREDSDRWARNFVGIANDNGQSGQLMVDINERLLDGTPNPFLGRPYLAVDKPRIQENPQKWDTSRAQLAYRLDLTEEKNLLKWLGSFQVTGYSEYKYRVNRQYSWREAMTAAPWIPAGTYTGFQSAPSGTPANLPVTSGEYRFYVGDKVGNNVDYAPGDLKLGTYPFVWGNSATGVFHTDNLVLDQVAADKTGGALNSKTTIRTNGAVVQSHLFDDRLVTTLGVRNDNVYIKYGNPGTPTNKILQPDGTSFDYTIVNGWQPNYFSTGGRTTNVQFVVRPFSNTRWSESIARSNGFLGELVDGLSVNFNKSNSFLPTPPAQDLYRNRLPNTSGSETSWGFNLTLLKNTLNIRVTRYDDLQRNAQTNDINTLAGRVLRLDFVPTGTGNPTPYLNLYANANHWVAFQHPTWTAAEVATEVTRQTGFSPDDADYYINAASVLPIGATSDLQSRGTEVEVNYNPTQNWTLTAALTDNQTVNKNISKALVDWIDERMPTWTTIVDPSITDANAAAENNPGKLWWLHKYSAAPVAGTPASYSATAQTPQANYQAFVGAPLGIIKAQEGKTNPQIRRYGFRGATSYQLAGLTDNKYLSRMTVGGAIRWEDKAAIGYYGKQSLPAIITDLDPNRPIYDKSHTYVDAFIAYKTKLWNDRVGATFQLNARNLGQQVHLQPIGAFPDGTIHTYRIVDSQQFIFSASFDL, encoded by the coding sequence ATGAAAGCCTCCCTCTGCCGAGACTTCGCGCTGCGCCAGCTTTTGCTGGTCCCGCTGTGCCTTACCCTCGCTGTCCCCGCTGGTCTCGCTCAACCGGCGCCGGGCACGACCAGCACTCCTCCCAATCGCAAGGACGCCATCCCCGTCGTTACGGATAAAGACGATAGTCCGCGCACCGATGATATTGTCGTGATGTCGCCCTTCGAGGTTTCCACCAGCAGTAAAGGCTACTACGCGGCGAATACTATGTCTGGCACCCGCTTTAATACGAAGCTCGCCGACCTCGCCTCGTCCGTCACTATCATGACGAAAGAGCAGATGTCCGACTTCGCCATGCTCGATGCCAACGACGTCTTTCTCTACGTTGCCGGCACCGAAGGCACCGGCACTTACACGGATTACACCCTCGATCGCAACGGCTCGCTGGCGGACAATGTGCAACTCAACCCGACGCAGGCCAACCGCGTGCGCGGCATCGGCTCGGCCAATACCTCGCTCGGCAACATCGAGACCATGGGCCGCGTCCCGATCGACCCGATCACCATCGATGCCTTGGAAATCAGCCGCGGCGCCAACGCCAACGTCTTCGGCCTCGGCAATCCCTCCGGCACCGTCAACCAAGTGCCCGCCACCGCCAACCTCTCGCGCAACCGCACGACCCTCGCCCTGCGCGTCGACGCTCTCGGCGGTCACCGCGCCAGCCTCGACGTCAATCGCGTCCTCCTGAAGGACAAACTCGCGATCCGCGGCAGCGCCGTCTATCAGGACGACGAGTTTCAGCTCAAGCCCTCCGGCGTCCGCACAGAACGCTATAACGGCATGATCAAATACCAGCCGTTCAAGCTCACGACCATCAGCTTTTCGTCCTATAACTATCACGCCTACGGCAATCGCCCCAACTCGCTCCCACCGCGCGATAATCTCTCCTATTGGCTCGCCAGCGGCAAACCCACCTGGGACCCCGTCACGATGACGGTCCACGTCAACGGCGCCACGCTCGGACCCTATACCGCCGCCACCTATAACGGCCCTGACTATTTTAATTCGAGCTACCTTGGCAACAATCACAGCCAGATGTTCATCGACCAATCGGGGCTTTCCTATTGGTCCGCACCGCAGAGCACCACAAACGCCACCGGGCCGATCGGCAACTTCACCGCCTCCCACTTCCTCCAGACCACCGCCGCCGCCGGCTCCGTCTTTTCCGGCACCGCGCCGCGTCCGTTTGACCAATACCTGTTCAACACGACGCCGACTGTGAGCGACCGCAGCATCTACGACTGGACTTCGATCAACCTGGCCGCCCCGAACCGCTTCTGGGATCGCACCAGCACCAACCTCTTACAGATCGACCAGCTCTTCCTCAATTCGCCCACCCAAACGCTCGCCGCGCAGCTCGCCTTCATGCGCGAAGACTCCGATCGCTGGGCGCGCAATTTTGTCGGCATCGCCAACGACAACGGCCAGTCCGGCCAGCTCATGGTCGATATCAACGAGCGCCTTCTGGATGGCACCCCCAATCCCTTTCTCGGCCGCCCCTACCTCGCCGTCGACAAACCCCGCATCCAGGAAAATCCCCAGAAGTGGGACACCTCCCGCGCCCAACTCGCCTACCGTCTCGATCTCACCGAAGAGAAGAACCTCCTCAAGTGGCTGGGCTCTTTCCAGGTCACCGGCTACAGCGAATACAAATACCGCGTTAATCGTCAGTATTCCTGGCGCGAAGCCATGACCGCGGCCCCTTGGATTCCCGCCGGCACCTATACCGGTTTTCAATCCGCCCCCTCCGGAACTCCGGCCAACCTCCCCGTTACCTCCGGCGAATATCGTTTCTACGTCGGCGACAAGGTCGGCAACAATGTCGACTACGCTCCCGGCGATCTGAAGCTTGGCACCTATCCGTTCGTGTGGGGCAACTCGGCCACGGGCGTTTTCCACACCGACAACCTCGTCCTCGACCAGGTGGCCGCCGACAAAACCGGTGGCGCGCTCAATTCCAAGACCACCATCCGCACCAACGGCGCCGTCGTCCAGAGTCACCTCTTCGACGACCGCCTGGTCACCACCCTCGGCGTCCGCAACGACAACGTTTATATCAAATACGGCAATCCCGGCACGCCCACGAACAAAATACTCCAGCCCGATGGCACGTCATTCGACTATACTATCGTCAACGGCTGGCAGCCGAACTACTTCTCGACCGGTGGCCGCACGACCAATGTGCAGTTTGTCGTCCGCCCGTTTTCCAACACTCGCTGGAGTGAGTCCATCGCCCGCTCCAACGGCTTCCTCGGCGAGCTCGTCGACGGTCTCTCGGTCAACTTTAACAAGTCGAACAGCTTCCTGCCCACTCCGCCCGCGCAGGATCTTTACCGCAATCGCCTGCCCAACACCAGCGGGTCGGAAACCAGCTGGGGCTTCAATCTCACGTTGCTGAAAAACACGCTCAACATCCGCGTCACCCGCTACGACGACCTCCAGCGCAACGCGCAGACCAACGACATCAACACCCTCGCCGGTCGCGTGCTCCGCCTCGACTTCGTGCCGACCGGCACCGGCAATCCCACGCCCTACCTGAATCTCTACGCCAATGCGAATCACTGGGTGGCCTTCCAGCATCCCACCTGGACCGCCGCCGAGGTCGCCACCGAAGTGACCCGGCAGACCGGGTTCAGCCCCGACGACGCCGATTACTATATCAACGCCGCGTCCGTGCTGCCCATCGGCGCCACCTCCGACCTCCAGTCCCGCGGCACCGAGGTCGAGGTGAACTACAATCCCACCCAAAACTGGACCCTCACCGCCGCCCTGACGGACAATCAAACCGTCAATAAGAACATCTCGAAAGCGCTCGTCGATTGGATCGACGAACGCATGCCGACCTGGACCACCATCGTCGACCCGTCCATCACCGATGCCAACGCCGCCGCCGAAAACAATCCCGGCAAACTTTGGTGGTTGCACAAGTATTCCGCCGCCCCGGTCGCCGGCACGCCTGCCTCCTATTCCGCCACCGCGCAGACTCCGCAAGCGAACTACCAGGCCTTCGTCGGTGCCCCTCTCGGCATCATCAAGGCCCAGGAAGGCAAAACCAACCCACAGATCCGCCGTTACGGCTTCCGCGGCGCCACGAGCTACCAGCTCGCCGGCCTCACCGACAACAAATACCTCAGCCGCATGACGGTGGGCGGCGCCATCCGTTGGGAAGACAAGGCCGCCATCGGCTACTATGGCAAACAGAGCCTGCCCGCGATCATCACCGACCTCGACCCGAACCGCCCGATCTACGACAAGAGTCACACCTACGTGGATGCGTTCATCGCCTACAAGACCAAGCTCTGGAACGACCGCGTCGGCGCCACCTTCCAACTCAACGCGCGCAACCTCGGTCAACAGGTCCACCTCCAACCCATCGGCGCGTTCCCCGACGGCACCATCCACACCTACCGCATTGTTGATTCCCAACAATTCATCTTCTCCGCTTCGTTCGACCTGTAG
- a CDS encoding proline racemase family protein codes for MASNFHSVRVIDSHTAGEPTRVVLEGGPALGDGPLADRVTRFRADFDAYRSAIVNEPRGSDTVVGALLVEPHAADCAAGVIFFNNVGYLGMCGHGTMGVVATLAHLGRLQPGTVRLDTPVGVVSGQLGEQGEVAVHNVASRRTARDVRVQVAGFGEVRGDVAWGGNWFFLADADERMGRVERGNVEALTDIAWRIRGAVNAAGYGDVDHVELSAAAEGAGVPGRNFVLCPGKAYDRSPCGTGTSAKLACLAADGKLAEGAPWVQESVTGSRFRGTYRWVDRAAGVIAPTIAGRAFITAESVLRLDAADPFCWGIKG; via the coding sequence ATGGCGTCCAACTTTCACTCGGTGCGAGTCATTGATTCCCACACGGCGGGCGAACCGACGCGGGTAGTGCTCGAGGGCGGTCCGGCCCTCGGCGATGGGCCGCTCGCGGACCGGGTGACGCGGTTTCGCGCGGACTTCGATGCGTATCGTTCGGCGATCGTGAACGAGCCGCGCGGGTCGGACACCGTGGTCGGTGCGTTACTGGTGGAGCCGCATGCCGCGGACTGCGCGGCAGGTGTCATCTTCTTCAACAACGTCGGCTATCTCGGCATGTGCGGCCACGGGACCATGGGCGTGGTGGCCACACTCGCGCACCTGGGGCGGTTGCAACCGGGGACGGTGAGGTTGGATACGCCGGTCGGCGTGGTCAGCGGGCAGTTGGGCGAGCAGGGGGAAGTGGCGGTGCACAACGTGGCGAGCCGGCGCACGGCGCGGGACGTGCGGGTGCAGGTCGCAGGGTTTGGGGAGGTGCGGGGCGATGTGGCGTGGGGCGGCAACTGGTTTTTCCTGGCGGACGCGGACGAGCGGATGGGGCGGGTGGAACGAGGCAACGTGGAGGCGTTGACGGACATCGCGTGGCGCATCCGGGGAGCGGTCAACGCGGCGGGCTACGGCGATGTAGACCACGTGGAGTTGAGCGCGGCGGCTGAAGGAGCGGGCGTGCCCGGGAGGAATTTCGTGCTGTGCCCGGGAAAGGCGTATGACCGTTCGCCCTGCGGCACGGGCACGAGCGCCAAGCTGGCGTGTCTGGCGGCGGACGGAAAACTCGCGGAGGGTGCGCCCTGGGTGCAGGAGAGCGTGACCGGCAGCAGATTTCGCGGGACGTATCGGTGGGTGGATCGCGCGGCGGGCGTAATCGCACCGACGATCGCCGGACGCGCATTTATCACCGCGGAGAGTGTGCTGCGACTGGACGCGGCGGACCCATTTTGCTGGGGCATCAAAGGTTAA
- a CDS encoding FAD-dependent oxidoreductase: MNNARSVIVVGGGVVGLCTAYYLAREGFAVTVVERSAEGADSCAHGSAGYVSPSHVVPLSAPGMVKQGLKWMLSSRSPFYIKPRLDPTLWRWAWLFAQSCTPEHTRRAAPLLRDLCVAARALFGELAAQTGNAFELRREGLLNLCQTEEMLEHETHGLARLANELGVEARTIDAREAGALEPGIKMKVVGAVYFPGDAHLSPRKFVPVMAARAREAGVAFRWETTVRGWATAGGRVTGVATSTGLLTADEYVIATGSWAGDTVTGLRLRVPMQAGKGYSLTLARPRWQLTKSLILTERRVAVTPMGETLRFGGTMEISGHDGRVRPERVEQIVAGARAFFPEMTAEDFAGVKPWFGYRPVSPDGLPYIGRFGRYANLTAACGHAMLGLTMAPITGVLVADVLAGRAPRVDLAMLRPDRFA; the protein is encoded by the coding sequence ATGAACAACGCGCGTTCGGTCATCGTGGTGGGCGGAGGAGTGGTGGGGTTGTGCACGGCGTATTACCTCGCGCGGGAGGGATTCGCCGTGACGGTCGTGGAACGCAGTGCGGAAGGCGCGGATTCGTGCGCGCATGGCAGCGCGGGTTACGTGTCGCCGAGCCACGTCGTGCCGCTCTCGGCACCGGGCATGGTGAAACAAGGGCTGAAGTGGATGCTGAGCTCCCGCAGCCCGTTTTATATCAAGCCGCGGCTCGACCCGACGTTGTGGCGATGGGCGTGGCTGTTTGCGCAGTCGTGCACGCCGGAGCACACGCGTCGTGCGGCACCGTTGCTGCGTGATCTCTGCGTGGCGGCGCGGGCGTTGTTTGGGGAGCTCGCAGCGCAGACGGGCAACGCGTTCGAGCTGCGAAGGGAGGGGTTGTTGAATTTGTGCCAGACGGAAGAAATGTTGGAGCACGAAACGCACGGACTGGCCCGGCTGGCGAACGAACTGGGCGTGGAAGCGCGCACCATCGACGCGCGCGAGGCGGGGGCGCTTGAACCGGGAATAAAAATGAAGGTGGTCGGCGCGGTATATTTTCCGGGTGATGCGCATTTGAGTCCGCGCAAATTCGTGCCGGTGATGGCGGCGCGGGCGCGCGAGGCGGGCGTGGCGTTCCGTTGGGAGACGACGGTGCGCGGGTGGGCGACCGCCGGTGGGCGGGTGACGGGCGTGGCGACCTCGACGGGTCTTTTAACGGCGGACGAATATGTCATCGCGACGGGCTCGTGGGCGGGCGACACCGTGACGGGTTTGCGGCTGCGCGTGCCGATGCAGGCGGGTAAAGGTTACAGCCTGACCTTGGCACGACCCCGGTGGCAGTTGACGAAATCGCTGATTCTGACGGAGCGCCGCGTGGCGGTGACGCCGATGGGCGAGACCCTGCGATTTGGCGGGACGATGGAAATCAGCGGACATGATGGCCGCGTGCGGCCGGAACGGGTGGAGCAGATCGTGGCCGGGGCGCGGGCGTTTTTCCCGGAGATGACGGCGGAGGATTTTGCAGGCGTGAAGCCGTGGTTTGGTTATCGGCCGGTGTCGCCGGACGGGCTGCCGTATATCGGGCGATTTGGGCGTTATGCCAACCTCACGGCGGCGTGCGGCCATGCCATGCTGGGGCTGACGATGGCGCCGATCACGGGCGTGCTGGTGGCGGATGTGCTGGCGGGTCGCGCGCCGCGGGTGGATCTGGCGATGTTGCGGCCGGACCGGTTTGCATGA